A region of Bradyrhizobium sp. CCBAU 53351 DNA encodes the following proteins:
- a CDS encoding HAD family hydrolase — protein sequence MKPVLVFDWNGTLLDDTYALLQTTNAILDRFGHATIDMSTFREHCDVPLSLLYRSLGMSQDEVATVDRDGSAIFHDTYEPLAGKADLREGARRVLELAHQEAASSIIVSNHIVDPLRSQLRRLGIDDYINDVLAFENRTTQYKSMSKGERLRLYMQKNNLKPASTFIIGDMPVETDIARNLGLVSISITGGFVSESRLRAARPDYTINNHHELLPILQRHGFFRNA from the coding sequence ATGAAACCGGTTCTCGTCTTTGATTGGAATGGAACGCTGCTCGATGATACGTACGCACTGCTCCAAACGACAAATGCCATACTAGATCGCTTTGGTCATGCAACAATCGACATGAGCACCTTCCGGGAACATTGCGATGTTCCGCTATCTCTTCTTTATCGCAGTCTCGGAATGTCGCAAGACGAGGTTGCGACGGTGGATCGCGATGGCAGTGCAATCTTTCACGACACGTACGAACCTCTTGCGGGTAAAGCCGATCTGCGCGAGGGCGCGCGCAGGGTGTTGGAGTTAGCGCACCAAGAAGCAGCTTCGTCCATCATCGTGAGCAACCATATAGTCGATCCTCTGCGCTCCCAATTGAGAAGACTTGGGATCGACGACTACATCAACGATGTGCTCGCCTTTGAAAACCGCACTACCCAATATAAATCGATGAGCAAGGGAGAGCGGCTTCGTCTATACATGCAGAAAAACAACCTGAAGCCGGCGTCAACCTTCATCATCGGCGATATGCCGGTCGAAACGGATATCGCGCGCAATCTCGGACTCGTAAGCATATCCATTACCGGTGGATTTGTTTCGGAGTCGCGCTTGCGCGCGGCGCGTCCTGACTACACGATTAACAACCATCATGAGCTGTTACCAATCTTACAAAGGCACGGGTTTTTTCGGAATGCATAA